The following is a genomic window from Armatimonadota bacterium.
TCCTCATGTTCGCGAGCAACGCCCCGCCAACGTCTCCGGCGAGCCACCGCATGCAGTTACTGATGAAGATCGGGAACCCGACGCGGAGCGGAAAGTCGGAATCGAGCAGATCCCATGCGACGTAGATCGCACGCACGCCGTCGCGCTGTCCCACGACCACGAGCGGTGTCTCACGGGCGAAGACGAGCGGCTTGCCCCACGTCCGCGGAGCCACCTTGTGCGCCTTCTCCATCCTGAGGTCCGCGAAGTCAACCCAGCGCGTGACGGGATGGTCGCGATCCCAGCGCGTGACCTCCGCGTTTCGCACCACGCCCGAAGCCGTCACCGGCGCCTGTGCATTCGCCGCCGCGATAAAGAGAAACCCTCCGCGCTCCGGCAGCCGGTCCGGGCACATGCGGTCGAGAACGTACACATCCCAGCGGCCCGCGGCGAGGTCCGCCGGTGACGAGGAGCGCACAAACGAGACGTGCGCCTCGACCGCGAGCGCTTTCTGGAGAAACAGATTGCCCTTGGACAGCAGCACACCGCTGCTCTGCTTTCCTGCGCTCGCCAGGAGATGCGCCTCGTTATCGGCCGCTAGTTCGTCCCGCACATCGAGCCGCACCTCGACGCGCTGCGCGCCTGGAGGCACCGGAAAGACGTGCGACACCTCGTGCCCGGGCGGCAGCGACAACTGCCGCACATCGGCGAGCTTGCCGTCCGCCCTGATCTCCAGATCCGGCGTGTGTTTCCGCTTCGCGAAGTTGCGCACGGATGCGAGCGCGAGCGGGCGGCCATCCGGGCCGGGCCGCGCGTCGAGCGCAATGATGGCGACGTTGTCCTCGCCTTCCCCGATGCGCACGAACGAGATCGCCTCGGTGTCAGCAGCAGCCTCGACGTTTGGGAATCCGCCGTCGCTGAGGACGACGACTCGTCCTCCCGAACGGCCGCGGATGAGGGACAGCGCGAGCCGGATGGCTTCGTCGCCGCGCGCGGGACCGTCGGTGGCCTCAATCGTATTGAGGGCGCCGCGCAGAATGGACTTGTCGGAGGTCAGCGGCGTCGCCACGCGCGTCGGG
Proteins encoded in this region:
- a CDS encoding BatA and WFA domain-containing protein, encoding MPFLLPLALLWAIPVVAVVIVLYLFRLRRQDRRVSSLMLWGQALREMQANAPFRRLRANWLMALQILAALGLVVALARPYVTVPGVSGRCVAVVLDTSASMRASDVRPSRFARAKAEAATLIQGLGRADEMCFVVAGAPTRVATPLTSDKSILRGALNTIEATDGPARGDEAIRLALSLIRGRSGGRVVVLSDGGFPNVEAAADTEAISFVRIGEGEDNVAIIALDARPGPDGRPLALASVRNFAKRKHTPDLEIRADGKLADVRQLSLPPGHEVSHVFPVPPGAQRVEVRLDVRDELAADNEAHLLASAGKQSSGVLLSKGNLFLQKALAVEAHVSFVRSSSPADLAAGRWDVYVLDRMCPDRLPERGGFLFIAAANAQAPVTASGVVRNAEVTRWDRDHPVTRWVDFADLRMEKAHKVAPRTWGKPLVFARETPLVVVGQRDGVRAIYVAWDLLDSDFPLRVGFPIFISNCMRWLAGDVGGALLANMRTGEVLACAPGMEAGSLEVTMPDGKTAAVPLRDGGAAVRLERVGVYEARAGDYRAVASANLLDAQESDITPRDALMVAGSEVAAVGKRPRRTHEYWRWAVLAVLALFALEWMVYHRRI